The genomic interval CCCAGCATATCGTGGGCCACTCCCGGCACCGAGATAGAAAGGGAGTCCGACCCTATCATACGGCTAACCGCATTAAGAAATGAACTCAAGATTATGTTCCCGAGCTCGCTGAGGGCGCTGTCCCTCATCTCCTGGGGAAAGTCCCTTCCGTCCGTGTCCATTCTGGAGACGAACATGGCGTCCACCATCCCCTGGGCTGCTTCCTCGTCCTGTATAAAAATCAGGTTGCAGGGGAAGGCTCCCTCCGCATGGGTATAGACTGCGGCAACCAGGTCCTCCGGAGGACCGAAATGCTCGGATACCTCGTAAATCGACACGA from Dethiosulfovibrio russensis carries:
- a CDS encoding chemotaxis protein CheC, encoding MEYTDFSPLHLDAIREVVNIGAGNAATALSDMLAQPVDMGVPRVELVSIYEVSEHFGPPEDLVAAVYTHAEGAFPCNLIFIQDEEAAQGMVDAMFVSRMDTDGRDFPQEMRDSALSELGNIILSSFLNAVSRMIGSDSLSISVPGVAHDMLGAILEFVASIFAQSGELALLVNTTLKLEQEGADIKGNIMMVPDPGALEILLSKLGVL